The proteins below are encoded in one region of Candidatus Zixiibacteriota bacterium:
- a CDS encoding sodium:calcium antiporter — translation MEEQHQRYTINPGSYVFVAVTFLISLPGAWFGLTHFHIAPQWGILIFGLSVFCAAFILAWAAEAAQVDISESLAVAILALLAVLPEYAVDFVFTWKAAHDPSQAHYAIANMTGANRLLVGFGWPLVLMLFIFAKHKTKIILGKDQRVEIFYLAMATIYSFTIPLKGSLTLIDTAILVTMFVLYTRRVAGMETIEPELVGPARIVANLGKIPRRLTTTSLFLYAGAVIFFVAEPFAESLVGAGAVWGVDEFFLVQWLAPLASESPEFIVAATWALRGQAGSAMKALISSKVNQWTLLIGTIPLVFAISGQAIRPFPLDTVQSHELYLTAAQSLFGVAVLVNLKFDRANGILLLVLFLTQLIIAEIRMEVAAIYMALGLVYTILHRRDLIPAWRTGLGLKEKG, via the coding sequence ATGGAAGAGCAGCATCAGCGTTACACTATTAACCCCGGTTCCTATGTATTTGTAGCAGTTACCTTCCTGATCTCGTTGCCGGGAGCGTGGTTTGGACTGACCCATTTTCATATTGCCCCGCAGTGGGGGATCCTGATCTTTGGCCTATCGGTTTTTTGTGCCGCGTTTATTCTGGCATGGGCGGCTGAGGCGGCCCAGGTTGACATTTCGGAGTCTTTGGCGGTGGCGATCCTGGCTTTGTTGGCAGTGTTGCCGGAATATGCGGTAGATTTTGTTTTCACCTGGAAAGCTGCCCATGACCCTTCTCAAGCCCATTATGCCATCGCCAACATGACCGGTGCCAACCGGCTGTTGGTCGGTTTTGGTTGGCCGCTTGTGCTGATGCTTTTCATCTTCGCCAAGCACAAGACGAAGATTATCCTTGGCAAGGATCAGCGGGTTGAGATTTTCTATCTGGCTATGGCAACGATCTATTCCTTTACGATTCCCCTCAAGGGAAGCCTCACCCTGATTGATACCGCTATTCTGGTAACGATGTTCGTTTTGTACACCAGGCGCGTGGCTGGGATGGAGACAATTGAACCGGAGTTGGTCGGACCGGCCAGGATCGTAGCCAATCTCGGGAAGATACCCAGACGATTGACGACTACATCGCTGTTCCTCTATGCCGGTGCCGTGATTTTCTTCGTGGCGGAGCCGTTTGCCGAATCGCTGGTAGGGGCCGGCGCGGTATGGGGTGTCGACGAGTTCTTTCTGGTACAATGGCTCGCTCCGCTGGCTTCGGAATCACCGGAGTTCATTGTAGCGGCCACTTGGGCGTTGCGGGGTCAGGCAGGGTCGGCCATGAAGGCTCTAATTTCGTCAAAAGTGAATCAATGGACGCTATTGATTGGCACTATACCCCTCGTTTTTGCCATCTCGGGACAGGCTATACGTCCCTTTCCTCTCGACACTGTGCAGTCACACGAATTGTATCTCACAGCGGCCCAGTCGCTCTTTGGTGTGGCGGTGCTTGTTAACCTGAAATTCGACCGGGCCAATGGAATACTATTGTTGGTGCTTTTTCTGACTCAGTTGATTATCGCTGAGATTCGGATGGAAGTAGCCGCTATCTACATGGCGCTGGGGCTTGTGTATACCATTCTACATCGCCGTGATCTGATTCCGGCTTGGCGAACGGGGCTGGGGTTAAAGGAGAAGGGTTAA
- the yedF gene encoding sulfurtransferase-like selenium metabolism protein YedF, which yields MTIDKDLLMIFESSGLGEGEIDLGEKLMSSFLDTLSASDSLPVRILCVNSGVFLSTEGSFVEKSMKALESHGVEILSCLTCLKYYEREDQLIVGKPTNMKETVDAMLSYKRVLRP from the coding sequence ATGACCATTGATAAAGATCTACTGATGATTTTCGAATCGTCAGGATTGGGTGAGGGGGAAATTGATCTCGGCGAGAAGCTGATGTCATCATTCCTGGACACATTGAGCGCATCGGATTCATTACCGGTCCGGATACTGTGTGTCAACAGCGGTGTGTTCCTCTCTACCGAAGGATCATTTGTCGAGAAATCAATGAAAGCTCTGGAGTCTCATGGAGTAGAGATTCTCTCTTGTCTAACGTGCTTGAAGTACTACGAGAGAGAAGATCAATTGATCGTTGGCAAACCAACCAATATGAAAGAAACAGTCGACGCGATGCTTTCATACAAGAGAGTACTTCGACCCTGA
- a CDS encoding CBS domain-containing protein gives MKLANLLMDRRINIDLKARTKDEAIIELIDMIRAEGVALDYNRVLSSIREREEIDNTSYGHGFAFPHARTDAVHELYILVGISRNGLGDGTPDNIPLHCICLLLTPSTIAKLYLQTLSGMSAFGRMEGVLDKLRSIDHARDLIKLVADANVSVDKELMVKDVMRHNVVTVRPDDTLKRVANEMFRNRLSALAVVDDQNRLLGAISDRDLIKAALPDYKTLISNLNYSMDVEPFEELLKREDKIKVSQLYREDFEVTTPNTRIVEVAALMIFKDVTRVFVTSEDNLVGILLRKDIVNMIIRG, from the coding sequence GTGAAGCTCGCTAACCTTTTGATGGATCGCCGAATCAACATAGACCTCAAGGCTCGTACCAAGGATGAGGCCATAATTGAACTCATTGACATGATTCGAGCCGAAGGAGTCGCACTGGATTACAACCGGGTTCTATCATCCATTCGCGAACGGGAAGAGATTGACAATACTTCCTATGGTCATGGCTTTGCCTTTCCTCACGCTCGTACCGATGCGGTCCATGAATTATATATTCTGGTAGGAATATCAAGGAATGGCCTTGGTGACGGTACACCCGACAATATCCCTCTGCATTGTATATGTTTGTTATTGACGCCTTCGACTATCGCCAAGTTGTACCTGCAAACTCTCTCCGGAATGTCTGCGTTTGGTCGGATGGAAGGTGTGCTGGACAAACTCCGGAGTATCGACCACGCTCGGGATCTCATCAAGCTGGTGGCTGATGCCAACGTCAGCGTTGACAAGGAGTTGATGGTCAAAGATGTGATGCGCCATAATGTGGTCACGGTCAGGCCGGATGACACTCTCAAGCGAGTCGCCAACGAGATGTTTCGTAACCGGCTCTCTGCTCTGGCGGTAGTGGATGATCAAAACCGTTTGCTGGGTGCTATCAGCGACCGCGATCTAATCAAAGCCGCCCTGCCTGACTACAAGACCCTCATTTCTAATCTCAATTATTCGATGGATGTAGAACCCTTTGAGGAGCTACTGAAGCGCGAAGACAAGATCAAAGTGTCCCAACTCTATCGCGAAGATTTCGAAGTGACTACTCCTAACACCCGAATTGTCGAAGTGGCAGCCTTGATGATTTTCAAGGATGTTACCAGAGTCTTCGTTACTTCTGAGGACAATTTGGTCGGGATTCTTTTGCGCAAAGATATCGTCAACATGATTATCAGGGGCTAA
- a CDS encoding zinc-dependent alcohol dehydrogenase family protein — protein MRAMVLEKPGEQLKLRQVADPKPGKGQVLIRVSVCGICRTDLHVVDGDLTEPKLPIIPGHQIVGRVEAIGDVVSSLTVGDRVGVPWLGGSCGACSFCESDRENLCDNAKYTGYQIDGGFAELCVSDERFCFPIPDEYPDLQAAPLLCAGLIGYRSLRMCGDAACLGFYGFGAAAHILIQVANYQGREVYAFTRRGDTDGLEFAKSLGAKWAGFSDETPPEKLDAAIIFAPAGELVPAALKAVDKGGIVVCAGIHMSDIPSFPYSLLWEERVVRSVANLTRRDGEEFLALAPKVPIKTEVTPYPLEQANEALDDLRHGRFNGAAVIVVDQATS, from the coding sequence ATGCGTGCGATGGTTCTGGAAAAACCGGGAGAGCAGCTGAAGCTGCGGCAAGTTGCCGACCCTAAGCCGGGTAAGGGACAAGTGCTGATACGTGTCTCCGTATGTGGGATCTGTCGCACCGATCTGCACGTTGTTGATGGTGACCTCACCGAACCTAAACTACCAATCATCCCCGGCCATCAAATAGTAGGACGAGTCGAAGCCATCGGAGACGTAGTCTCTTCTTTGACCGTTGGTGATCGCGTTGGTGTTCCCTGGTTGGGGGGAAGCTGTGGGGCTTGCTCTTTCTGCGAATCCGACCGCGAGAATCTTTGCGACAACGCCAAGTACACCGGTTATCAAATAGACGGCGGTTTCGCCGAACTATGTGTCTCCGACGAACGATTCTGTTTCCCGATTCCCGACGAATACCCTGATCTTCAAGCCGCGCCGTTGTTGTGCGCCGGTCTAATAGGTTATCGCTCCCTGCGTATGTGCGGCGATGCCGCATGCCTGGGGTTTTATGGATTTGGTGCGGCGGCACATATTTTAATCCAGGTTGCCAATTATCAAGGTCGGGAAGTGTACGCTTTTACACGACGTGGGGACACGGACGGACTTGAGTTTGCCAAATCACTCGGAGCGAAATGGGCCGGATTCTCCGATGAAACACCGCCAGAGAAACTTGATGCGGCGATTATTTTTGCCCCCGCCGGTGAGCTTGTCCCGGCTGCACTGAAGGCGGTCGATAAGGGGGGGATTGTTGTTTGCGCCGGTATTCACATGAGCGACATTCCATCCTTTCCGTATTCCCTTCTCTGGGAAGAACGGGTCGTGCGCTCAGTGGCCAATCTGACCCGTCGTGACGGTGAAGAGTTTCTGGCTCTTGCTCCAAAAGTCCCGATCAAGACCGAAGTTACGCCCTATCCGCTGGAACAGGCCAATGAGGCTTTAGATGATCTCCGCCACGGGCGCTTCAACGGTGCGGCGGTGATTGTCGTGGATCAGGCGACCTCGTAG
- a CDS encoding NADH-quinone oxidoreductase subunit N: protein MDFALPEYDLRLMAPEIFLFLWALLVIAYDVLVKRKSETAVGYLTLTGLMIAGLLLGLTGNGHGFGNMFVSDTTAKFFKMIFLGSAFMAVGSSFSLMREKIVNHRGEFYGLILFSTVGMMFLASSNELLSLYIGLELTTIPLFVLAAFYKDDKLSVEAGIKYFIVGAFSSALMVYGMSFLYGLSGTTDLVQMKINLAITHLSFQDIGVILILSIVLIVAGIGFKLALPPFHQWVPDVYQGSPTPIAAFLSVASKAAGLVAFAKIFANGLYAFHHPVMAPNDWGAMVALIAVAAMILGNTVAIRQTNIKRMLGYSSIAQAGYIMIGIVAMNEFGMASMGFYMFAYMFANMGAFAVVAIIEHKTGSCEIATYSGLSKTSPLMAGTLSVFLLSLAGIPPLAGFLAKFYVFAAGIQAAQADPDLYWVYWLVGVGLLTTVFALYYYANVIKQMYFAKEPSPYTVTFDIPALSVVLIATMGLFLFGLYPEPVLNFASGIARSLGVMM, encoded by the coding sequence ATGGATTTCGCGCTCCCTGAATACGATTTGCGGCTGATGGCCCCGGAGATATTTCTCTTTCTCTGGGCATTGCTGGTCATTGCCTACGATGTACTCGTCAAGCGCAAAAGTGAAACAGCCGTCGGTTATCTGACGCTGACCGGCTTGATGATCGCCGGATTGCTCCTCGGTCTGACCGGCAATGGTCACGGGTTCGGCAATATGTTCGTTAGTGACACGACGGCCAAGTTCTTCAAGATGATCTTTCTCGGATCGGCCTTTATGGCTGTCGGCAGTTCGTTTAGCCTTATGCGCGAGAAGATAGTGAATCATCGGGGCGAGTTCTACGGACTGATCCTGTTCTCGACCGTTGGTATGATGTTTCTGGCTTCTTCGAACGAATTGCTATCGCTTTACATTGGCTTGGAGTTGACCACCATCCCACTCTTTGTACTGGCGGCATTCTACAAGGATGACAAGCTGTCGGTTGAAGCCGGTATCAAGTATTTTATTGTTGGTGCGTTCTCGTCGGCTTTAATGGTATATGGGATGTCATTCCTTTACGGGTTGTCCGGAACCACCGATCTGGTGCAAATGAAGATAAATCTGGCCATAACACATCTGTCGTTCCAGGACATAGGTGTTATTTTGATCCTCTCAATCGTACTCATTGTGGCTGGAATAGGCTTCAAACTGGCGCTCCCTCCGTTTCATCAGTGGGTACCGGATGTCTATCAGGGTTCGCCCACGCCGATTGCAGCCTTCTTGTCAGTGGCATCCAAGGCGGCTGGATTGGTTGCCTTCGCTAAGATTTTTGCTAATGGATTGTATGCCTTCCATCATCCTGTTATGGCTCCCAATGACTGGGGGGCTATGGTCGCCCTGATCGCAGTGGCGGCGATGATATTGGGCAACACCGTAGCTATTCGCCAGACGAACATCAAGCGCATGCTAGGCTATTCTTCGATTGCGCAGGCTGGTTACATCATGATCGGTATCGTAGCGATGAATGAGTTTGGGATGGCCTCGATGGGCTTCTATATGTTCGCTTATATGTTTGCCAATATGGGTGCTTTTGCTGTGGTGGCTATTATCGAACACAAGACCGGCTCATGTGAGATTGCCACTTATTCCGGGCTATCCAAAACTTCGCCCCTTATGGCCGGGACGTTATCGGTGTTCCTGTTGTCTCTGGCCGGCATTCCACCGCTGGCTGGTTTCCTGGCCAAGTTCTATGTCTTTGCCGCAGGTATCCAGGCGGCTCAGGCTGACCCTGATCTCTATTGGGTTTACTGGCTGGTGGGAGTGGGGTTGCTGACGACCGTCTTTGCACTTTATTATTATGCCAATGTCATCAAGCAGATGTATTTCGCCAAGGAACCATCACCGTATACGGTGACATTTGATATCCCGGCTCTAAGTGTGGTTCTGATCGCTACGATGGGGCTGTTCTTGTTTGGGCTGTACCCCGAGCCGGTTCTGAATTTTGCCTCCGGAATCGCTCGATCTCTTGGCGTCATGATGTAG
- the nuoK gene encoding NADH-quinone oxidoreductase subunit NuoK: MFHYLALAAILFSVGLFGVITRRNTIGILMSLELMFSAATINFVTFNKFVATEALVGQMFAIFIIVVAAAEAVVGLALVLLIYRNWQGIDTDNYSVMKW; encoded by the coding sequence ATGTTCCACTATCTGGCGCTGGCGGCAATTCTGTTTTCGGTTGGACTCTTTGGTGTTATTACCAGACGCAACACGATCGGCATACTGATGTCGCTGGAGCTAATGTTTAGTGCGGCGACCATCAATTTTGTTACTTTCAATAAGTTTGTCGCGACTGAGGCTCTGGTGGGTCAGATGTTCGCTATCTTTATCATAGTAGTCGCGGCTGCCGAGGCGGTTGTCGGTCTGGCTCTCGTATTGCTGATATACCGCAACTGGCAGGGTATCGACACAGATAACTACAGCGTGATGAAGTGGTAG
- a CDS encoding NADH-quinone oxidoreductase subunit M produces MLLSSLIFVPLLGMLVVMFMPKNSDRAIKWTATLISCIPMITSFWLTWDYFVNHAGSAAMAYVEGPFEWIPTLNVQYYLGVDGISVPMLFLTGLLSTISLLASFGINKRVKEYFAFFLLLECGMMGVFVALDFFLFYVFWEIMLVPMYFLIGIWGGPRKEYAAIKFFLYTLFGSIFMLVAILILYFTSVPHTLNMMTLIETSPGLTHSLQMVCFIFFFISFAIKVPVWPFHTWLPDAHVEAPTAVSVILAGVLLKMGTYAMLRISWPMFPSALRDLSLWIGILGVIGIIYGALVSMAQKDLKKLVAYSSVSHMGFCMLSLAAFSSVTAMAGCMFQMVSHGLITGALFLLVGVLYDRAHTREIAAFGGLGAKIPVYTGLMVFFGMAALGLPGMSGFVSEFMIFVGAFGGFNKVLVGIAVLGVVLGAAYILRMVQNVFLGEFNEDKWGHLTEINVREIIAVAPLAVLTLFIGIYPKMLETLMSATLQNLVNLMAR; encoded by the coding sequence ATGTTGCTCAGTTCACTGATATTCGTTCCGTTGTTGGGAATGCTGGTGGTGATGTTCATGCCCAAGAACTCTGATCGGGCAATTAAATGGACAGCAACCCTCATTAGTTGCATTCCCATGATCACGTCCTTCTGGCTTACCTGGGACTACTTCGTCAATCATGCCGGTTCGGCTGCAATGGCTTACGTGGAGGGGCCATTCGAGTGGATACCGACTTTGAATGTTCAGTATTATCTGGGCGTTGACGGAATCTCGGTGCCGATGTTGTTCCTTACGGGTTTGCTAAGTACGATTTCGTTGCTGGCCTCATTTGGAATCAACAAAAGGGTCAAGGAGTACTTCGCCTTCTTCCTGTTACTGGAATGCGGCATGATGGGCGTATTTGTGGCGCTTGATTTCTTCCTGTTCTATGTGTTCTGGGAGATCATGCTGGTCCCGATGTACTTCCTGATTGGCATCTGGGGAGGACCACGCAAGGAATACGCTGCGATCAAATTCTTCCTGTACACGTTGTTTGGGTCGATCTTTATGCTGGTGGCAATTCTGATTCTATATTTCACTTCGGTACCGCATACGCTCAACATGATGACTCTCATAGAGACATCACCCGGTCTTACGCATTCGCTTCAGATGGTCTGTTTCATCTTTTTCTTCATTTCTTTTGCCATCAAGGTTCCGGTGTGGCCGTTCCATACCTGGCTCCCTGATGCTCATGTCGAGGCTCCTACAGCGGTGTCGGTCATCCTGGCCGGAGTGTTGCTTAAGATGGGAACTTACGCCATGTTGCGTATCAGTTGGCCTATGTTCCCCTCGGCATTGAGGGATTTGTCCTTGTGGATAGGGATTTTAGGTGTAATCGGAATAATCTACGGTGCCCTGGTTTCGATGGCTCAGAAAGACCTGAAGAAACTGGTGGCATATTCGTCCGTCTCGCACATGGGCTTTTGTATGCTGTCACTGGCGGCGTTTTCATCGGTGACGGCGATGGCTGGCTGTATGTTCCAGATGGTATCACACGGACTTATCACCGGCGCACTATTCCTCTTGGTGGGTGTGCTTTATGATCGAGCGCACACCCGCGAGATTGCAGCCTTCGGTGGGCTGGGTGCGAAGATTCCAGTGTACACCGGGTTAATGGTTTTCTTTGGCATGGCAGCTCTGGGTCTGCCGGGGATGTCCGGTTTCGTCTCCGAGTTCATGATCTTTGTAGGTGCCTTTGGTGGATTCAATAAGGTTCTGGTTGGCATTGCTGTTCTCGGCGTGGTGCTGGGTGCAGCCTACATTCTTCGTATGGTACAGAATGTATTCCTGGGAGAGTTCAACGAGGACAAGTGGGGCCACCTAACCGAGATTAACGTTCGTGAGATTATCGCGGTTGCTCCCCTGGCGGTGCTGACGCTGTTCATCGGCATCTATCCTAAGATGCTGGAGACGCTGATGTCTGCCACGCTACAAAATCTTGTAAATCTGATGGCTCGATAG
- a CDS encoding DUF502 domain-containing protein produces MRSMVAIIKRYFLSGVLIVVPLILTYIVLKFLFEAVDGILQPTIHSILGYFIPGLGVITTILLIILAGILTRNYLGGHIYRIGDQLLIRLPIIRPIYSAAKQLLEAITIPSSNSFKEVALIEYPRRGSWALSFISNRFTILIDGEARSCASVFVPSTPTPISGMVVVLPLDQIYPVNMTVEEGVKFLVSGGVAAPELIEEKKDNRTTPESEDIVSEAR; encoded by the coding sequence ATGAGGAGTATGGTCGCCATCATCAAACGCTATTTTCTATCGGGCGTATTGATCGTCGTTCCGCTCATTCTGACCTACATCGTTCTGAAGTTTCTCTTTGAGGCAGTCGACGGCATTCTTCAGCCGACTATCCATAGCATTTTAGGTTACTTCATTCCCGGACTGGGTGTGATTACTACAATTTTGTTGATCATTCTGGCCGGTATTCTCACGCGCAACTATCTTGGTGGTCATATCTATCGGATAGGCGACCAGCTCTTGATTCGCCTGCCTATAATCAGACCTATCTACTCGGCGGCTAAGCAACTCCTGGAGGCGATAACAATTCCTTCAAGCAATTCATTTAAGGAAGTTGCGTTGATTGAATACCCTCGGCGCGGATCATGGGCATTGAGCTTTATCTCCAATCGTTTCACGATTCTGATTGATGGTGAAGCGCGCTCGTGTGCCTCCGTTTTTGTTCCTTCCACTCCAACGCCCATCTCAGGCATGGTGGTAGTATTACCTCTCGATCAGATTTACCCGGTAAATATGACTGTGGAAGAGGGGGTCAAGTTTCTTGTATCCGGAGGTGTTGCCGCACCGGAATTAATTGAAGAAAAAAAAGACAATCGGACTACCCCAGAGAGTGAGGATATTGTCAGTGAAGCTCGCTAA
- the nuoL gene encoding NADH-quinone oxidoreductase subunit L yields the protein MTEYSFLICLLPALSFVMIIFFLRWNEKLAAGWSIATILTSWVMSILVLIETLGRSGQAYEAFYKFLNFPGINLEIGILIDPLTAVMLVVVTTVGACVEIYSVGYMHGDPRFSRFFAYLSLFLFSMLGLVLANNFFMIFIFWELVGLTSYLLIGFWFEKKSAADACKKAFLTTRIGDLGFLVGLFLIAFYCGTFNYGDVFDKLTTGVMPLGILTLTAILVFCGAVGKSAQFPLHVWLPDAMEGPTPVSALIHAATMVAAGVYLVARSMPMFIGTADGSMVVAIIGLVTSLLAACIALTQNDIKRVLAYSTVSQLGYMIMALGLYGYDTAQGHHSVGFFAGTFHLMTHAFFKGLLFLGAGSVIHGIGTNDIREMGGLYPKMKTTAVTFMIASLSISGIFPLAGFWSKDEIVATTMHHPVFLVLTLTIAFMTAFYMWRLCFLTFFGEPQDQERFDHAHESPRVMTWPLVFLAALAVGAGWVGLPWLHNGFSSFVYSGAHAPEHHAPSYALMIISLCVASSGIGLAYLMYYKKSISADRIAERVSLLYKLSYNKFYFDEIYHIILINPIMAIARFSWKFDAVIIDGAVNGIAWLTILWSDIKEWFDTWFVDGAVNGAGWIVSQLGNGLRFLQTGRAQGYALAISVMIVVLGLAKFELAFLAWGWPTMTLIFVLGIMLLFLVSRSLVARQQAGSDISREDKT from the coding sequence ATGACTGAATACTCATTCCTCATATGTCTGCTTCCGGCACTGTCGTTTGTGATGATTATCTTCTTCCTGCGCTGGAATGAAAAGCTGGCCGCGGGTTGGTCGATAGCAACAATACTGACATCCTGGGTTATGTCGATTCTGGTTCTCATTGAGACTCTGGGGCGATCTGGCCAGGCGTACGAGGCCTTCTATAAATTCCTTAACTTCCCCGGCATTAATCTTGAAATAGGTATCCTTATTGATCCGCTGACGGCGGTTATGCTGGTGGTAGTGACGACGGTCGGGGCGTGTGTAGAGATATACTCGGTCGGCTACATGCACGGCGATCCGCGTTTCAGTCGCTTCTTCGCCTACCTGTCGTTGTTCCTGTTCTCTATGCTGGGATTGGTTCTGGCCAACAACTTCTTTATGATTTTCATCTTCTGGGAGTTGGTCGGACTGACGAGTTATTTGCTGATCGGTTTCTGGTTCGAGAAAAAATCAGCCGCCGATGCCTGTAAGAAAGCATTCCTCACTACACGTATTGGCGACCTGGGTTTCCTGGTCGGACTTTTCCTGATTGCGTTCTACTGCGGGACATTCAACTACGGTGATGTGTTCGACAAACTTACGACAGGTGTGATGCCACTTGGCATTCTCACGTTGACTGCGATCCTCGTTTTCTGCGGTGCAGTTGGCAAATCGGCGCAGTTCCCTCTGCACGTCTGGTTACCGGATGCGATGGAAGGTCCTACGCCGGTTTCGGCTCTGATCCACGCCGCCACAATGGTTGCCGCCGGTGTTTATTTGGTCGCGCGTTCGATGCCCATGTTTATCGGTACTGCTGACGGCTCGATGGTGGTAGCAATCATTGGATTGGTAACATCGCTACTGGCGGCGTGTATAGCTCTGACTCAGAACGACATCAAACGCGTACTGGCTTACTCAACAGTCAGTCAACTTGGATACATGATAATGGCGCTCGGGCTGTATGGTTATGATACTGCTCAGGGGCATCATTCTGTAGGATTTTTCGCCGGTACATTCCACCTGATGACCCACGCTTTCTTTAAGGGGTTGTTATTCCTCGGGGCCGGGTCGGTCATTCATGGCATAGGCACCAATGACATCCGCGAGATGGGCGGGTTGTATCCCAAGATGAAAACAACCGCCGTTACGTTTATGATAGCGTCACTATCGATCTCCGGTATCTTCCCGTTGGCCGGTTTCTGGTCCAAGGATGAGATTGTCGCGACTACTATGCACCATCCGGTATTTCTGGTTCTGACGCTGACTATCGCTTTTATGACCGCTTTCTATATGTGGCGGTTGTGCTTCCTGACCTTTTTCGGCGAGCCACAGGATCAGGAGCGTTTCGACCATGCTCATGAATCCCCGCGTGTAATGACCTGGCCGTTGGTATTTCTGGCCGCTCTGGCGGTTGGCGCCGGTTGGGTCGGACTTCCGTGGCTGCATAATGGATTCTCATCGTTCGTATATTCCGGTGCTCATGCACCTGAGCATCACGCACCATCATATGCGTTGATGATTATCTCGCTCTGTGTGGCTTCTTCCGGGATTGGGCTGGCTTACTTAATGTATTATAAGAAGTCAATCTCGGCTGACAGGATTGCTGAGCGTGTTAGCTTGCTGTACAAGCTTTCCTACAACAAGTTCTATTTCGACGAGATATATCATATCATACTCATAAATCCGATCATGGCTATTGCCCGCTTCTCGTGGAAGTTCGATGCCGTCATTATTGACGGCGCTGTCAACGGGATAGCCTGGCTTACGATATTGTGGTCAGATATCAAGGAGTGGTTTGATACATGGTTTGTTGATGGGGCTGTTAACGGGGCTGGATGGATTGTAAGTCAGCTCGGGAACGGGTTGCGCTTCCTTCAGACCGGTCGAGCACAGGGCTATGCGTTGGCTATTAGTGTTATGATCGTGGTGTTGGGATTGGCCAAGTTTGAACTTGCATTCCTGGCCTGGGGCTGGCCCACTATGACCTTGATATTTGTTTTAGGCATTATGCTTTTGTTCCTGGTGTCGCGCAGCCTGGTTGCCCGACAGCAGGCAGGTAGTGATATTTCCAGAGAAGATAAGACGTGA
- a CDS encoding NADH-quinone oxidoreductase subunit J, with translation MNDGSQVGIVFWILSFVILVSGFMVVSLKNIFHCALFLVLCLFSVAGIFILLEAEFLAVAQVLIYVGAVAILMIFAIMLTSNMASKRIRQSNHNVTIGLFVSLVFAMSTILLVDKTSVWRYHEQTISEGAIVALGKSLMTQFVLPFEVVSVLLVAALIGAIVLARKERS, from the coding sequence ATGAATGATGGCTCGCAGGTTGGAATAGTGTTCTGGATACTGTCTTTCGTGATCCTGGTGTCAGGATTCATGGTGGTCAGTCTCAAGAATATTTTCCATTGTGCTCTTTTTCTGGTTCTGTGCCTGTTCAGTGTGGCCGGCATTTTCATCTTGCTGGAGGCGGAGTTCCTGGCTGTAGCCCAGGTGCTGATTTACGTAGGTGCGGTCGCCATCCTTATGATCTTCGCCATCATGCTGACCTCAAACATGGCTTCCAAGAGGATACGGCAGAGCAACCACAACGTGACTATTGGTTTGTTTGTGAGTCTTGTTTTTGCGATGTCCACGATTCTGTTGGTTGACAAAACGTCCGTCTGGCGCTATCACGAACAGACCATCTCCGAGGGAGCGATTGTTGCTTTGGGCAAATCCCTGATGACTCAGTTTGTACTTCCCTTTGAGGTCGTTTCGGTGTTGTTGGTGGCTGCCTTGATTGGGGCCATAGTTCTGGCGCGAAAGGAGCGTTCCTGA